In a genomic window of Helianthus annuus cultivar XRQ/B chromosome 10, HanXRQr2.0-SUNRISE, whole genome shotgun sequence:
- the LOC110881604 gene encoding uncharacterized protein LOC110881604, with protein sequence MGVAKQLDRCLCVEALRYAGSPQIYGTTSPKRKRVNQTNSTKEKAQHHRSLPFMDVLRKSFRSEFRWTEEVARAFEELKTCLGTLPTLTVPEEDEVLTVYLAASFGAISAVLVAHRTGKQIPIYYVSRTLKDYETRYSNLEKLALALVHASRRLRQYFQAHPIEVRTDQRIQHVLRRPEVSGRMAKWAIELGAFNITFRTKGPLKGHVIADFLVEIPEDSRTEEVEKAPEKLWSLYTDGASSAEGAGAGLILTDPDGTDMTYALRLEFKSSNNEAEYEALLAGLRLALKVGAKNVIAHVDSLLVANQVNGEYEAREANMVEYLEQMKQAMASFEACKVEHIPRSKNKKADALSKLASVSFSHLAKEVRVEVLTTPSISAPHVMQVEAPAQTWMTPLINYLVHDVLPIDKAEARKIQINSLQYQMQEGGLYRKTFLGPLLKCLDPEQASYIIREIHYGICGIHAGPKMIVTEVKNAGYYWPGMHESAVKELQQCDECQRHAPISL encoded by the coding sequence ATGGGAGTTGCTAAGCAACTCGATAGATGTCTTTGCGTGGAAGCACTCCGATATGCAGGGAGTCCCCAGATCTATGGCACAACATCACCTAAACGTAAAAGAGTCAATCAAACCAATAGCACAAAGGAAAAGGCACAACATCACCGATCACTCCCGTTCATGGATGTGCTCAGAAAAAGCTTTAGATCGGAATTCAGATGGACGGAAGAGGTCGCACGAGCCTTTGAAGAGCTTAAAACTTGTTTGGGCACCTTGCCAACCCTCACCGTACCAGAAGAAGATGAGGTATTAACGGTATACTTAGCCGCATCATTCGGAGCTATCAGTGCGGTGTTAGTTGCACACCGTACTGGGAAGCAAATTCCCATTTATTACGTAAGCCGAACGTTAAAAGATTACGAAACAAGATATTCAAACTTGGAAAAATTAGCCCTGGCTTTAGTCCATGCTTCAAGAAGACTTCGCCAATACTTTCAGGCTCATCCAATTGAGGTGCGAACAGACCAAAGAATCCAACACGTTCTCCGACGACCCGAGGTTTCGGGTCGAATGGCCAAATGGGCAATTGAATTAGGCGCATTCAACATCACCTTCCGAACCAAAGGTCCATTGAAAGGACATGTCATAGCAGATTTCCTAGTTGAGATACCGGAAGATAGCAGAACGGAAGAAGTCGAAAAAGCTCCAGAAAAACTGTGGTCCTTGTATACCGATGGAGCTTCTAGTGCTGAAGGAGCAGGAGCGGGCCTAATTCTCACCGATCCGGACGGAACGGATATGACGTATGCGCTCCGACTAGAATTCAAGAGTTCAAATAACGAAGCCGAATACGAGGCCCTCCTGGCTGGCCTGCGCCTAGCACTGAAAGTCGGAGCAAAAAATGTCATAGCCCACGTAGATTCGTTACTCGTGGCAAATCAAGTGAACGGTGAATACGAGGCGAGGGAAGCAAACATGGTTGAATATCTTGAACAGATGAAGCAAGCTATGGCGTCATTCGAAGCATGTAAGGTCGAACATATTCCTCGCAGCAAGAACAAGAAGGCCGACGCTTTGAGCAAGTTGGCGTCGGTATCGTTCAGTCACCTGGCAAAAGAAGTAAGAGTGGAAGTCTTAACCACGCCTTCGATCTCTGCTCCTCACGTTATGCAAGTAGAAGCTCCGGCACAAACATGGATGACGCCCCTAATTAACTACTTGGTACATGATGTTTTGCCAATCGACAAGGCCGAGGCAAGAAAAATACAGATTAATTCTCTCCAGTACCAGATGCAGGAGGGAGGCTTATACCGAAAGACTTTTCTCGGACCACTGTTAAAGTGCCTAGACCCGGAGCAAGCTAGTTACATCATTAGGGAAATACACTACGGCATCTGTGGTATCCACGCCGGACCTAAAATGATTGTTACGGAAGTCAAGAACGCAGGATATTACTGGCCGGGGATGCATGAAAGCGCCGTAAAAGAGCTCCAACAGTGTGATGAATGCCAAAGGCACGCGCCAATCAGCCTCTGA
- the LOC110881603 gene encoding uncharacterized protein LOC110881603: protein MFAFAGAAKVEQWPMPAWCLMFAQTLTGSARVWFDGLPEGSIDHFEDFRRIFLQNFCQQRRCKKDITEVHHIKRRDGESVEDFIDRFNRESMQISGAVDQLRVSGFCHGVRNNQLVEKLHEDLPKTMETLMEMARAFVRGKSACGQPSETTARNTKARTTSWRRNASPPKDRNNNWNRNRGPYQKSDRSSFRTGNVRFNSFSELTKSPSEILSTETTRFPTPSEQRPTSDKHSKKYCEYHRDKGHTTDECWALKQEIEKAVRSGKLSHLVKDVKDGKKPATAADNPNTEPGINMIRSAEPRGVKRSNLHMAAWMHQPTYFPPVDPDDARDGPITISAVVAGHLVRRIYVDGGSAFEIMYIQCFQQLNPQTRRKLIEVSTPLISFSGEVVRPIGQITLPTTFKDGNKSRTVPLTFLVVRTHSSHNIIHGRPGLRALGAISSTIHGAIKFPTEAGVATICSESNSFVAEVRHAAETSS from the coding sequence ATGTTCGCGTTTGCCGGAGCGGCTAAGGTCGAGCAGTGGCCAATGCCGGCTTGGTGTCTTATGTTCGCTCAAACTCTCACCGGATCGGCGAGAGTTTGGTTCGATGGGTTGCCAGAGGGGTCGATCGACCACTTTGAGGATTTCCGACGTATATTCTTGCAAAACTTTTGTCAGCAGCGTCGTTGCAAAAAAGATATTACCGAGGTACACCATATAAAGCGCCGCGATGGAGAATCTGTGGAAGATTTCATAGACCGTTTCAACCGAGAAAGCATGCAGATAAGCGGGGCGGTTGATCAGCTCCGAGTATCAGGATTCTGCCACGGGGTACGGAACAATCAGTTGGTGGAAAAACTTCACGAAGATCTCCCAAAAACCATGGAGACACTCATGGAAATGGCTCGAGCTTTTGTTCGAGGGAAGAGTGCTTGCGGCCAACCGAGCGAAACAACTGCCAGGAATACCAAAGCACGAACCACATCATGGAGACGGAACGCATCACCGCCAAAAGATAGGAACAATAACTGGAACAGAAACCGTGGCCCATATCAAAAGTCCGATCGAAGCAGTTTTCGGACAGGAAACGTACGATTCAACAGTTTTTCCGAGTTAACAAAGTCGCCGAGCGAAATCCTCAGCACGGAAACTACTCGTTTCCCTACGCCATCGGAGCAACGACCCACCTCGGATAAGCACTCCAAGAAATATTGTGAATATCACCGAGACAAGGGCCATACAACTGACGAATGTTGGGCCCTAAAGCAAGAAATCGAAAAAGCCGTTCGATCCGGTAAACTCTCACATCTTGTAAAGGATGTAAAAGATGGAAAGAAGCCAGCAACAGCAGCCGATAATCCGAACACCGAGCCCGGAATCAATATGATCCGGTCAGCCGAGCCAAGAGGGGTAAAGCGGTCGAACCTCCATATGGCGGCATGGATGCACCAACCAACGTACTTCCCTCCGGTCGATCCTGATGACGCTCGGGACGGACCGATCACAATCTCGGCTGTTGTCGCCGGACACCTGGTCCGACGAATTTATGTGGATGGAGGAAGCGCCTTTGAGATCATGTATATCCAATGTTTCCAGCAGCTAAATCCCCAAACAAGAAGAAAGTTGATCGAAGTATCTACCCCTTTGATAAGTTTCTCAGGAGAAGTAGTCCGTCCGATAGGACAGATTACTCTCCCGACCACATTCAAAGACGGTAACAAGAGTAGAACAGTACCGCTAACTTTCCTAGTTGTTCGAACTCATTCTTCACACAACATAATACATGGGCGACCAGGATTGCGAGCTCTCGGAGCAATCAGCTCGACAATACACGGAGCTATTAAATTCCCTACCGAGGCCGGAGTTGCCACTATCTGCTCAGAGTCGAATTCGTTTGTCGCCGAAGTGAGACACGCAGCAGAAACGAGCTCCTAA
- the LOC118482783 gene encoding uncharacterized protein LOC118482783, which translates to MGLREALRLKSFDSKELEMRATRTSKGDPPYLNVVQENLYQIREPEVPNDQGSLAGQGVSGPNPSAQTANVAPAQIVTATSSGKGKGTGSIGSKGSGSKFVIEDEGVHLSVGDEGERAENLKEGGDEEEENEDEQPQTSLKRKKAPSKSGPKPRQKKTKTDFKTITLDDDDDQVTGFSAAGGVLENLNAHLHEGRTPRDHPKNIPSSPLSFGVGVIKVVADVRTSDPKKIEPSPSGKFTTGVASNVSRPSPKPVDGGDSASSSPLWFNTEAVFLSRELGLGGIEDMDSTRALEKYVPEWSLTNKDRIVDALSAKMALFHFGTPAEHSHYQKMSGPELGNALMVNQAQSNSLVVESYKRWIESESTCNKLRREIANLEKEDNVRSKTKQELSSLRSQIDRLKEQNLEAKEVNKSSQASVAAAYEARDKALQDLETFKSKFAGLEKKLSGVEKKHAAELKEMQTSHDQLLADYHRLVDVKDELERARDREIESHKATIDEAKGMLVRCERDMIESYAQLSELKLTKQWFLTDGVAWVVKLVHQSPELEKVVADLVNSVNAVGANEGIKQGFKAAHDSVGSVEEVPGYDAGAQGALDAAVKAFDELQISVLDKVADLINEPLSVIQQRSQLPIVGDNDDVVQI; encoded by the exons ATGGGTTTGAGGGAAGCTTTAAGATTGAAGTCCTTCGACTCCAAGGAGCTTGAGATGCGGGCCACGAGGACATCGAAGGGTGACCCTCCGTATTTAAACGTGGTGCAGGAGAATCTTTATCAGATCCGAGAACCAGAAGTTCCGAATGATCAAGGAAGTTTAGCCGGTCAAGGGGTTTCAGGCCCAAATCCTTCGGCACAAACAGCAAATGTTGCTCCGGCTCAAATTGTGACGGCGACCAGTAGTGGTAAGGGTAAGGGTACTGGTTCGATCGGATCGAAAGGATCCGGCTCCAAGTTTGTGATCGAAGATGAGGGTGTCCACCTATCTGTGGGAGACGAAGGAGAACGTGCTGAAAATTTAAAGGAGGGTGGTGATGAGGAGGAGGAGAATGAAGATGAGCAGCCTCAGACTAGTTTGAAGAGAAAAAAGGCTCCGTCTAAGTCTGGTCCGAAACCTAGACAAAAGAAGACGAAGACCGATTTTAAGACTATTACTCTGGATGACGATGATGATCAAGTTACTGGATTCTCTGCTGCTGGAGGCGTGTTAGAAAACTTAAATGCTCATCTTCATGAGGGTCGTACCCCTAGGGACCATCCAAAAAACATTCCGTCGAGCCCCTTGTCTTTCGGAGTTGGAGTCATCAAGGTTGTTGCTGATGTTCGTACCTCCGATCCTAAGAAGATCGAGCCTTCTCCTTCGGGTAAGTTCACCACGGGGGTTGCTTCTAATGTGTCAAGGCCGAGTCCCAAGCCTGTTGATGGTGGGGACAGTGCCTCTTCGTCCCCTTTATGGTTTAACACTGAAGCTGTTTTCTTATCACGTGAGTTAGGTTTGGGCGGCATTGAGGATATGGATTCAACTCGGGCATTGGAGAAGTATGTCCCGGAGTGGTCGTTGACGAACAAGGACCGGATAGTGGATGCTTTGTCAGCGAAAATGGCGTTATTCCATTTTGGGACTCCGGCTGAGCACTCTCATTATCAGAAGATGAGTGGTCCGGAGCTTGGAAATGCCCTTATGGTAAACCAAGCCCAGTCTAACTCGTTGGTGGTAGAGTCATATAAACGTTGGATTGAGTCTGAATCGACTTGTAACAAACTCCGACGCGAGATTGCCAATTTGGAAAAGGAAGATAATGTTCGCTCGAAAACAAAGCAAGAACTTAGCTCCCTTCGGTCTCAAATTGATCGTTTAAAAGAGCAAAACTTGGAAGCTAAGGAAGTTAACAAGTCGTCCCAGGCCTCGGTTGCGGCCGCTTATGAGGCTCGAGATAAAGCCCTTCAAGATTTGGAAACTTTTAAGTCAAAATTTGCCGGCTTGGAAAAGAAGTTATCTGGTGTAGAGAAAAAACATGCGGCCGAGCTGAAGGAGATGCAGACGTCTCATGATCAACTTCTGGCTGATTATCACCGTCTAGTTGATG TTAAAGACGAATTAGAGAGAGCTCGCGACAGGGAGATTGAGTCACATAAAGCAACGATCGACGAGGCAAAAGGGATGTTGGTTCGGTGTGAGCGGGATATGATTGAATCATATGCTCAGCTGTCGGAGCTTAAACTCACCAAGCAATGGTTCTTAACAGATGGGGTCGCGTGGGTTGTCAAACTGGTGCATCAAAGCCCTGAGCTGGAGAAGGTTGTTGCTGATCTAGTCAACAGCGTTAACGCGGTAGGAGCAAATGAAGGAATAAAACAAGGTTTTAAGGCTGCGCATGACTCGGTTGGTTCTGTGGAAGAGGTTCCGGGCTATGACGCCGGAGCTCAGGGTGCTTTGGACGCTGCAGTGAAGGCTTTCGATGAGCTTCAGATTTCCGTTCTTGACAAGGTGGCAGATTTGATAAATGAACCTTTATCGGTCATTCAACAAAGAAGCCAACTTCCCATTGTTGGAGATAATGATGATGTAGTTCAAATTTGA